One Bradyrhizobium zhanjiangense DNA segment encodes these proteins:
- the fabI gene encoding enoyl-ACP reductase FabI: protein MIPVYPDSKVALKGKKGLVVGIANDQSIAWGCARAFRALGADLAVTYLNDRAKKHVEPLAQALAAPIFLPLDVMVEGQIEAVFERIKSEWGQLDFLLHSIAFSPKEALHGRVVDVGRDGFLKTMDVSCWSFLRMAHLAEPLMKNGGTMFTMTYYGSQMVVENYNIMGVAKAALEASVRYAAAELGPKGIRVHAISPGPLATRAASGIPEFDELMDKAQSKAPSRSLVSIDDVGNATAFLALDGAKLITGGVLYIDGGYHIID, encoded by the coding sequence ATGATTCCAGTATATCCGGACAGCAAAGTCGCCCTGAAGGGGAAGAAAGGCCTCGTCGTCGGCATCGCCAACGACCAGTCGATCGCCTGGGGCTGCGCCAGGGCGTTTCGCGCACTCGGCGCCGATCTCGCGGTCACTTACCTGAACGACCGCGCCAAGAAGCACGTCGAGCCGCTGGCGCAGGCACTGGCGGCGCCGATCTTCCTGCCGCTCGACGTCATGGTTGAAGGCCAGATTGAAGCGGTGTTCGAGCGGATCAAATCGGAGTGGGGGCAGCTCGATTTCCTGCTTCATTCCATCGCCTTCTCGCCGAAGGAGGCGCTGCACGGCCGCGTCGTCGATGTCGGCCGTGACGGCTTCCTGAAGACCATGGACGTCTCCTGCTGGTCATTCCTGCGAATGGCACATCTTGCCGAACCCTTGATGAAGAACGGCGGCACGATGTTCACCATGACCTATTACGGCAGTCAGATGGTGGTGGAGAACTACAACATCATGGGCGTCGCGAAGGCAGCCCTCGAGGCCTCCGTCCGTTACGCTGCCGCCGAATTAGGCCCGAAAGGCATCCGGGTCCACGCGATCTCGCCAGGACCGCTCGCCACGCGCGCAGCATCAGGCATTCCCGAATTCGACGAGCTGATGGACAAAGCGCAGTCGAAAGCTCCCTCGCGCAGCCTCGTCAGCATCGATGATGTCGGCAATGCCACAGCGTTCCTGGCGCTCGACGGCGCCAAGCTGATCACCGGTGGTGTGCTCTATATCGATGGCGGCTATCACATCATCGATTGA